Part of the Sorghum bicolor cultivar BTx623 chromosome 1, Sorghum_bicolor_NCBIv3, whole genome shotgun sequence genome, AACTTAGATTGAAACACCCCAAAAAACCTTTCAATATCCTTCCTCGCTGCTTCTTGTGTTGTTGCAAAATATTTCTGCTTATTCCCCATAGGAGAAGAGATAGACTTCACTAAAGTGGCCCATGAGGGGTAAATATCATCGGCGAGCAAATACCCCATCTTGTAGTCATGGCCATTAATGCTATAGTGCACCTTTGGAGCTTTACCTTCTGCTAGGTTGTCGAATAGTGGAGACCGGTGAAGGACGTTGATATCGTTATGAGAACCTGGCATCCCAAAATATGCTTGCCAACCCCAAAGGTCTTGAGACGCAACAGCTTCTAAAATTATAGTTGGCTTGTTCACATGCCCCTTGTACTGTCCCTATTATTCAACTGGACAATTCTTCCACTCCCAATGCATACAATCGATGGACCCTAACATGCCTAACAAACCTCTTTTCTCATTGACCGCCAGCGAGCGTGCTATGTCAGCCTCAGTGGGATGTCTCAGGTATTACGCTTCAAATAATTCTA contains:
- the LOC110431694 gene encoding uncharacterized protein LOC110431694, translating into MPGSHNDINVLHRSPLFDNLAEGKAPKVHYSINGHDYKMGYLLADDIYPSWATLVKSISSPMGNKQKYFATTQEAARKDIERFFGVFQSKFAIIRQPGRIWDRETLVLIVRACVIMHNMIVKDERVVDPDERFSDVCENVQPSHGKPTRTLAEFIEAHNKKIKDKPTYFQLKEDLIEHL